A stretch of DNA from Paenibacillus sp. FSL W8-0186:
TCCAGTCCCTGTTCCGTACCGAGAAAAATGAAGTGATACCCGTCGATCCAGTGATCATGATAAACTCCCTGCATGCCAGTCTGGGCGGTATAGTTCCCCAATCTGGAGCTCCAATTTCCAAAGGCGACATCATGATTGCCCAAGGTAAAAAGAATAGGAGGAAGACCTTCCCGGTTAGCCTCGATAATACGCTTCAATTCCCCGTACTCCTCGATAAAGCCGTGATCCGTAATATCGCCTACATGCATAATTCCGCTGCTTCCGGCCGCGTTGGCAATAATGTCCTTTAGGGCTCTATCGAAATTCTGGTTATATTCATGATCGGCATTCCCGGTCACATGGGTATCCGTAATGACCTGGAAGGCAGCCAGCGGCTGTTCAATTGCCTGGGCATGATCGATGAGATCGATATGATCGTGATGTCTCATGGAAATCTCCACTCCCTTTCTTTTACCATTTACAAAGATGATTAATGGGCTTTCGAGCTCATATTCAATCCAATTACGCCAATAACGATGATCGTCATCCACATGATCGAGGACAGGGGAAGCCGTTCACCGAACAGCCGCACGCCCGCCAGCGTAATCAAGACAATGCCGATGCCTGACCAGGTAGCGTAAGCGATGCTCATGTCCATATAACGCAGGGCATAGTTAAGGAACGTAAAAGCAGCACCATAGGACGCAAACATCGCTACGGAGGGCCATAATCGCGTGAAGCCCTCGGACATTTTCATGGATACCGTGCCCGACAGCTCAAGCGCGATGGCCAGGGCGAGAAATAACCAGCCGATTCCATCCGCAGCCTTCATTCTGCCGCTCCTTTCAGCCGGAGCTCCTCATAAGCTCCAATAATATAATCGGCATCGGGCAAAAGCTCCGCCGCCCCGGCCTGCTTCGAATGCAAGCCGATGCATATTCTTGCTCCGGCCGCCTGGCCCATGATCATATCTCCGTTCGTGTCGCCGATCACCGCTGCACCCTGTACATCTATGGACAACTTACCGCAGGCCAGCTCCAGCATATCGGGAAACGGCTTTCCCCGCCCAACCTGATCGGTACCAACTACAGCACCGAACAAATGGCGAATGCCTAGCCATTCCAGATGCTTCTCGGCCGCTAATGTATCATCGGCAGTTACGACTCCAAGCGGGATATGCTGTGCATGGCACGCTTCGAGAAAAGCGAGGACTCCAGCGATCGGCCGGACGGGACGAGCCCGCTCCAGCTCCGCATCGGCTAACCTGCCGCTTAGCTCCGCCAACTCTTTGGCTTTTGCCCAGGATAACCCCGCTCGATAACCCCGCCAAGTCAGCAGGGTAAACAGCTCCCCCATCGTCCCCATCGCCAGCGGTCCATTGCGATCATAATCGATCACCGCGCCATCCTGTCCATGAACCGTCCCCCACAAGTGTGACTCTGTGAAGAGCAGCTCCTGTCCCGGCTCCAGTCCAGTTTCTAGCTGTCTTGCCCGGCCAGACTGCCTCAGCTCCGCTACTAGCTGGCTTCCAAAATGCCGCAGCATATGCTCGCTCCAGCTCCCCCACATGGACACAAAATCCAGCAGGGTGCCGTCCTTATCCAATAAAATGCCGTTAATCGCATAGCTGTGATTACTTACAATGAGTTCAGGCATTCCTTGCGTCACTCCTATTTCATGCTATCCAGCGCCTTTTGGGCCACTGCCTTCGCTTCCTTCAGCGCTTCTTCAGCCGGAATATTCTCGATTTGCACTTTATCAGCTGCGATTTTCAGCGCATCGTTAATTCTGCCGCCGGTTGGATCCTGGAATGGAGCGGAAGCATGCGCTGCCTGCATGAGCGGGATTTTACTCTGCGGGTTTTGTTCGCTGTAGGCAATGAAATCCGGATCATCCAGTGCAGATTGGCGAACAGCAATATAGCCGGTATTCATCGACCAGGCTGCCGTATTTTTGGAATTATTGAAAAAAGAGAACCATTTAAACGCCGCCTGCTGCTGCTCGGGACTTGCTTTGGCCGGAATGCCCGCCAAGATGGCGCTCGCGACCGGCTTGCCTTCGCCAACTCCCGCCCAGCCCGGCTGCTCCATCGCTCCAAGCTGTGTGAAATCAAGATCGCCCTGGTCGCCGCTCGAGCCGGTATAACCTGCCGCTTGGCCTTTCATCACGTCGTCGATCGTTTTGTACCAATATTCCCAGCCTTGTCCGCCATAGTGAATGCGCATAATGCCATCTTCATGAATCCATTTGCGGAACAGCGACCACGTTTCCACCCATTCCGGGGAATCGATCATGACTGTCTTTCCATCCTCACTAAGAATACGTCCGCCTTTACTTAGTACGGCATCGATCATATTCTCGCTGCCCCACATCGGCTCCCAGCCGTACACCTTCGTTTTGCCGCCTTCCCGTTCCGTCATTGCCGCGGCCGCCGCCGCCAAGTCTTCCCATGTCTTGATATCCTCCGCCTGGATGCCTGCCTGCGCAAATTTGTCCTTACGGTAGTACATCACCTGGGTTGTGCCATACATCGGCAGGAAGTATTGCTTGCCGTCCACCTGTCCCTGAGACAGAAAGGTCTGTACAAAATCCTCTTTATTAAAGTCCGGGCTTTGGGCGATCATTTCGTCCAGCTCGGCAAAATAACCTTTTCGAGCCCAATGCACATTGGCCGCTAGAACAGCCGCAGGCACATCACCCGAAGCGATCGCCGCCTGAAGCTTCTTCTCCGTCTCCGAATAATCAGCCTGGACGATCCCTTTGACAATAACCTCCTGCTGGGAGGCATTGAATTCGTCGATGAGCGCCTTCATTTGCTCGCCCAGCTTGCCGCCAAGCCCGTACCAAAATTCAATCGTCACTGGCTCCTTCGCTCCCGAATCCTTCGCTCCATTTACTGCAGCGCCAGCCTGCCCCCCCGTGCTGCTTCCGCTGCCGTTAGTACCGCAGCCTGTGATCAGCACGAAGCTTAGGATCAAGGTGAAAATCAAACCCTTTTTCAATAAATTCATGTATAGCTCCTCCACTCCACTTTATGATTTATATGGTTTATCCCTTGTTAACTCCCGCAGATAAATTCACGCTCTGCATAATTGTCCTCTGCGTCAGCAGAAACAGCAGCAATAATGGCATAATCGTGAATGAACTGGCAGCCATGATCAGCGGCCACTTCAAGCCGTAAGCACCCCCCTCCACAAAAAAACTGCGCAGACCCGCCGAAACTAGCTGCAGATCAGGACTTTTGGTGATCAGCATAGGCCAGAAATAATTGTTGTATTGCTCTATGAACGTAATGAGCACGAGCACAGCGAAGGACGAGCGGGTTAACGGAACGAGAATTGACCCCAGAATGCGTCCATGCGATGCCCCATCGATATGCCCGGCTTCCACCAGTTCATGGGATACCTGTAAAAAAGCTTGCCTGATGAGAAATATCGAAAATACGCTGACACAGTTAGATAGAATCATGCCGGCGTAACTATCCAGCAGGTGAAGCTTGGATAACACGATATAACTCGGTAAATAAACTGCGGTGTTCGGCACCATATAACCCAGTAGGATCAATGCGGTCAGCAGGCCCTTCAGCCGGAATTTCATATGGGTTAGTGCGTAGGCCATCATCGCGGAATTGATTACCTGAATGATGGCAATCGCGCCAGCTACACCGATGCTGTTTGCCATATAGCGCCAAAATGGCGCCGCCTCCCAGGCTTCGAGAAAATTACCCCACTGGGGAGATTCTGGCCAGAAGGTTGGTGGAAACTGCCAGATTTCATCATTGGTTTTGAGACCGCTGGTCACCATCCAATAGAACGGGAAGGCCATTAGGAGGCCGATTAGCACCAACGGCAGATGCCTTGTGAGAATCGGGCTTATCTTTGTCTCAGTCATGAATTGCTCTCCTGTTCCTATCGATCTTGATTTAGTGGTAGTGTACGCTGCTCCTGCTTACTGCAAATGAAACCATGGAGAGCAGCACGCAGCCAATGACCAGCACGACTGCCACAGACGATGCTTCTCCAATATTGAAGGCCTCAAATGCAGATTGATAATACATGTACAGCAGCGTTCTCGTAGATCCCGACGGCCCGCCTTGCGTCATCACGTTAATCTGATCGTAGGCCTGCAGGGACTGAATAATTAGCACAATCGTCAGAAAGAATGTAGTCGGAGATATGAGCGGAACCGTGACATACGTGAACCTACGCAAGCTTCCGGCTCCATCGATTGCGGCCGCTTCCAGCAAATCGCGCGGCACGTTGCGCAGAGCTACCAGGTAGAAGACCATCGCCCAGCCGACGGATTTCCAGCACGTTACAATCAAGATGCCGATAAGTGCCCAGCTTGGATCACCCAGCCAGCCTACTCCCTCCGAACCGAAGAAGCGCAGCACGTTATTGGCCAGCCCTACCTCCGGTTCAAAAATCCAAGACCATACGATGGCCACGGCTACGGTTGGTGTTACCCAAGGTGAAAAAATAAGCGTACGATATATTCCGGAAAATCTAAGCTTGCTGTTCAGCAGCAGGGCGAAGCCGAGCCCGCCGATCAGCGTAGGAAGGACGCTTCCCGCCGTAAACAGCAGCGTAACGCGCAGCGCCTTGTAAAACGCGGGGTTGTCCGCCAATTCAGCATAGTTGGCCATGCCGACGAACAGCTTGTCCGGACTCATGAAATCCCATTCCGTAAAACTCAGATAGAAAGCATATCCTAGCGGGATGAGCCAAAACATCGTGAGCGGAATCATTGCCGGCAGCGTGAACAGCAGCGCCTTGGCATCGGCCGCCAGTTTGGATTGTTTCAAGTTGCTCCTCCTTTTTTCGTTCAAAATATTTTTAACTTATATCAATAGGAACTTTTTTGATTTCCGAAAGCCTATTGAACACTCGCTCGATTTATGATTTGACGCTATGTTATAATCGCTTTAAATTCCGTCCTCCTTGTCTGTATGAAAATCTAGTAAACTTCGTTCGTTCAAAAAATATTGTACACTCGAAGTTAAGAGGTATGGTTTTCTCCATGTAAAATGGAATAGGAAGTTATGTAAAAGACAATCGTGAATAATTTTGATGCGATAGCGGGTGAAATTATGAAACAATCCAATCGGGATGAGGAGCAGCGCAAGATCAAACATGAGGAGCTTCGCCGAAAAGTGGTTAAGGCCATTGCCGATACGATGGATTTGTACGGGGCAACCCATTCCTTTGGCGAGTTATATGGCATCATGTATTTCGAGGACAAGCCGATGACGCTGGAAGAAATGAAGAACCGCATGAATATGAGCAAAAGCAATATGAGCTATGCCGTTCGTTCGCTCATGGCTTCCCAAATGGTCTTTAAGCTGCCGGAAAAGGAGCAGCGTAAAGACCTCTATCAGGCGGAGACGAACTTTTTTCTGGCTTTTCAGAATTTTTTTACGATAAAGCTGCAGCGTGAAATAGATGTGATGACGGAGGCCATTAACGACGTTCTGCCCGAACTTACAGAAATCATTCTCGACCTTGACACGCCGGAAGAAGAGCGCCAGCTATGCTTGCAGGATCTTCACAAGCTGCGGCATGCCCTTAGCTACTACACATGGCTCCAGCAGTTCGTTTATGATCTTCGGGAGGGGCGTTATTTTGACGAAAGCGTGATAATCGAGCCGGAGAATAAGGCGGAGCCTAACTCTGCGGAATAAAAATTAGCGAAGCAGGTGAACCCATGAAATCCTTAATGATTGTCGGAACCAGCTCCTCCTGCGGCAAAAGCTTCATCACAGCGGCTCTGCTGCGTATGCTGCGGAATAAAGGTATTGCTGCCGCCCCCTTTAAGGCGCAAAATATTTCCTCCAAGTCCTTCACGACCGAAGATGACTGCGAAATCGCTTATTCTACCTATATCCAGGCCTTAAGCGCAGGCGTGGCTCCGGAAGCGGATATGAATCCCGTTCTCATTAAGCCTGCCTATGACCAGACGCAAATCATTTTAAACGGCAAGTTATTGTATACAGGCAGTTATACGAAATACGAGGATTATCTGCCGGAAATCAGAGCTGGCATTGAAAGCTCTTTTCATCGACTGGCCGCCAAATACGACATTCTCATCATTGAAGGCGCGGGATCAACCGCAGAGATTAATTTGGCCAATCAGGACGTAGCTAATGTTTATACGGCAAAAATAACGAACTCCCCGCTGCTGCTCGTCTCGGACATTCATTACGGCGGCGTCTTTGCAGCGATTCACGGCACGATTGATTTATTGGATAAGTCCATCAAGAATCAATTGGGAGGATTCATTATCAATCGCTATCAAGGGATCAAGGATATTTTGCAGCCAGGCATAGATGTCCTTGAAAATAAGCATGGCGTCCCCTGTGCCGGGATTTTGCCTTACCAGCATGACCTCATCGTGCCGGACGAGCAGAGCTTTGACCGTATGGCCGAGTTGTTCGAAGCCAACATCGATCTTGGACGGATCAGCCGTTTGCTGGATGTTGCGTTGTGATTGAAAATAGAAACAAGTGAGAGCTAAAGCTACTCCCCGGTCTGTAATGGGATTTCGTAACTCCTTTGTATGACGAAAAATTGCAAGAACCTCACGACCTCCTAAATAAAAATGAATCCTTCCTCTCCAATAAATTAGACTACTAATTTATGACTAGATCGTCAGGATCAGGTAACTAAATGCATTTCATGCAGTTAGTTCAGCGATTTTTTCCGTGTTAGCGGGAACTAACTGCAAAACCTACATTTAGTTTAAAGCTATTTCGACGAATGAGCTCCATTCGGGCAAACTAACTGCATGTTTTACATTTAGCGTATGTATTTTTGATAAAAGAGGCTTAACTAAATGTATAAAATACATTCCTATCTTAAATGATCAAAGATATTTCCTCTTTCATGACTAGAACCACAGGATACCCCCTCTCCCCAAAGTTGCTTCCCCACAAATAAGTTTGATTTTTATAAAAAGAGTAGATTTATTGTAAATACGAAAGCCGCCTCCCCTTGTTATACTCTCTTCTGAAAGCGGATTCATAAAAGAATTCAATTTATAAACAGGGGGTAAGCGGGAATGAAAAAAACGACATTATTGCTGCTGACGTTCGTACTGGCATTAACTTTGACGGCTTGCGGAAGCAAGGATA
This window harbors:
- a CDS encoding multidrug efflux SMR transporter gives rise to the protein MKAADGIGWLFLALAIALELSGTVSMKMSEGFTRLWPSVAMFASYGAAFTFLNYALRYMDMSIAYATWSGIGIVLITLAGVRLFGERLPLSSIMWMTIIVIGVIGLNMSSKAH
- a CDS encoding HAD family hydrolase — translated: MPELIVSNHSYAINGILLDKDGTLLDFVSMWGSWSEHMLRHFGSQLVAELRQSGRARQLETGLEPGQELLFTESHLWGTVHGQDGAVIDYDRNGPLAMGTMGELFTLLTWRGYRAGLSWAKAKELAELSGRLADAELERARPVRPIAGVLAFLEACHAQHIPLGVVTADDTLAAEKHLEWLGIRHLFGAVVGTDQVGRGKPFPDMLELACGKLSIDVQGAAVIGDTNGDMIMGQAAGARICIGLHSKQAGAAELLPDADYIIGAYEELRLKGAAE
- a CDS encoding ABC transporter substrate-binding protein, which produces MNLLKKGLIFTLILSFVLITGCGTNGSGSSTGGQAGAAVNGAKDSGAKEPVTIEFWYGLGGKLGEQMKALIDEFNASQQEVIVKGIVQADYSETEKKLQAAIASGDVPAAVLAANVHWARKGYFAELDEMIAQSPDFNKEDFVQTFLSQGQVDGKQYFLPMYGTTQVMYYRKDKFAQAGIQAEDIKTWEDLAAAAAAMTEREGGKTKVYGWEPMWGSENMIDAVLSKGGRILSEDGKTVMIDSPEWVETWSLFRKWIHEDGIMRIHYGGQGWEYWYKTIDDVMKGQAAGYTGSSGDQGDLDFTQLGAMEQPGWAGVGEGKPVASAILAGIPAKASPEQQQAAFKWFSFFNNSKNTAAWSMNTGYIAVRQSALDDPDFIAYSEQNPQSKIPLMQAAHASAPFQDPTGGRINDALKIAADKVQIENIPAEEALKEAKAVAQKALDSMK
- a CDS encoding carbohydrate ABC transporter permease, producing the protein MTETKISPILTRHLPLVLIGLLMAFPFYWMVTSGLKTNDEIWQFPPTFWPESPQWGNFLEAWEAAPFWRYMANSIGVAGAIAIIQVINSAMMAYALTHMKFRLKGLLTALILLGYMVPNTAVYLPSYIVLSKLHLLDSYAGMILSNCVSVFSIFLIRQAFLQVSHELVEAGHIDGASHGRILGSILVPLTRSSFAVLVLITFIEQYNNYFWPMLITKSPDLQLVSAGLRSFFVEGGAYGLKWPLIMAASSFTIMPLLLLFLLTQRTIMQSVNLSAGVNKG
- a CDS encoding sugar ABC transporter permease; amino-acid sequence: MIPLTMFWLIPLGYAFYLSFTEWDFMSPDKLFVGMANYAELADNPAFYKALRVTLLFTAGSVLPTLIGGLGFALLLNSKLRFSGIYRTLIFSPWVTPTVAVAIVWSWIFEPEVGLANNVLRFFGSEGVGWLGDPSWALIGILIVTCWKSVGWAMVFYLVALRNVPRDLLEAAAIDGAGSLRRFTYVTVPLISPTTFFLTIVLIIQSLQAYDQINVMTQGGPSGSTRTLLYMYYQSAFEAFNIGEASSVAVVLVIGCVLLSMVSFAVSRSSVHYH
- a CDS encoding transcriptional regulator, which codes for MKQSNRDEEQRKIKHEELRRKVVKAIADTMDLYGATHSFGELYGIMYFEDKPMTLEEMKNRMNMSKSNMSYAVRSLMASQMVFKLPEKEQRKDLYQAETNFFLAFQNFFTIKLQREIDVMTEAINDVLPELTEIILDLDTPEEERQLCLQDLHKLRHALSYYTWLQQFVYDLREGRYFDESVIIEPENKAEPNSAE
- a CDS encoding cobyric acid synthase; this translates as MKSLMIVGTSSSCGKSFITAALLRMLRNKGIAAAPFKAQNISSKSFTTEDDCEIAYSTYIQALSAGVAPEADMNPVLIKPAYDQTQIILNGKLLYTGSYTKYEDYLPEIRAGIESSFHRLAAKYDILIIEGAGSTAEINLANQDVANVYTAKITNSPLLLVSDIHYGGVFAAIHGTIDLLDKSIKNQLGGFIINRYQGIKDILQPGIDVLENKHGVPCAGILPYQHDLIVPDEQSFDRMAELFEANIDLGRISRLLDVAL